The proteins below come from a single Acaryochloris sp. CCMEE 5410 genomic window:
- a CDS encoding GUN4 domain-containing protein: MADNRAIVIGINKYHFLQPLKYAERDAKLFSSFLATEAGFTQENIFLFTSNSPNLDGKSTKPFRSNLVRVLRQISDRLSQFSLKEDDNFWFFFSGHGIRHCDRDYLMPLDGDPEDVENTGISIHDITDYLRHCNVGNVVLILDACRSQGIKGEGIGRQTETEVRSTGIISIFSCQPNQSSYEVDTLQQGAFTFALLEGLGAKGRCATVKQLNHFLKRQVPTILEIYSSASSQQIPYIIAEPIERSHALLMPKYATPLDISALKNDAYRAEYIEQLDIENQLISLQLAEQCWLQVNAVTAGQDNDAIKAIQRLGIKMMELKKDESLKYSEKYRLNDFLSHINQTSKNNCKSLKNPSSFQSGNISCSLPERDLNPDQTLSTGERTVIQEVLDYNDLKRAFKNSNWREADSVTYQLILEAVGKDSESCFTASDQLQLPCAVIFAINQLWFDNSEQKFGFCVQQKIWCSNDVGGQAGKFSNSVFRKFSDHVGWRKNDNWLSGYDDFNFSVKAPAGHLPTCGYALQRWDNWRDSFHNLFPYICTCFLNRR, translated from the coding sequence ATGGCAGATAATAGAGCAATTGTCATTGGCATTAATAAATATCATTTTTTGCAGCCTTTGAAATATGCAGAAAGAGATGCGAAACTCTTTTCAAGTTTTCTTGCTACTGAAGCGGGTTTTACGCAAGAGAATATTTTCCTTTTTACTTCTAATTCGCCCAATCTTGATGGAAAATCTACTAAGCCTTTTAGATCGAACTTAGTACGAGTTTTGCGACAGATTTCTGATAGGTTATCTCAATTTTCCTTAAAAGAGGATGATAACTTCTGGTTTTTCTTCAGTGGTCATGGAATTAGGCATTGTGATCGGGATTATCTAATGCCTTTAGACGGAGATCCAGAAGACGTAGAAAATACAGGTATCTCTATTCATGACATTACTGATTATTTACGACATTGTAATGTCGGTAATGTTGTCTTAATTCTGGATGCTTGCCGTAGTCAAGGTATCAAAGGAGAAGGAATAGGTCGTCAGACTGAAACAGAAGTACGTAGTACAGGCATCATTAGTATTTTTTCTTGTCAGCCTAATCAGTCATCATACGAGGTTGATACGCTTCAGCAAGGAGCTTTTACTTTTGCTCTTTTAGAAGGATTGGGAGCTAAAGGCAGATGTGCTACTGTAAAGCAGTTAAATCATTTTTTAAAAAGGCAAGTTCCTACAATTTTGGAGATTTATAGTTCTGCTAGCTCTCAACAAATTCCCTATATTATTGCCGAACCAATTGAGCGTTCTCATGCCCTTTTGATGCCTAAATATGCTACACCACTAGATATATCAGCGCTGAAGAATGATGCTTATCGTGCTGAATATATTGAGCAATTAGATATAGAGAACCAACTTATATCTCTGCAATTAGCAGAGCAATGCTGGCTTCAAGTGAATGCTGTTACTGCAGGTCAAGATAATGATGCAATAAAGGCGATTCAACGGCTGGGAATTAAAATGATGGAATTGAAAAAAGATGAATCATTGAAATATAGTGAAAAATATAGATTAAATGATTTTTTAAGTCATATAAATCAGACCTCTAAAAATAATTGTAAAAGCTTAAAAAATCCGAGTAGTTTTCAGTCAGGTAATATTTCTTGTTCTTTACCTGAAAGAGATCTAAATCCTGATCAAACTCTTTCCACTGGTGAAAGAACTGTTATACAAGAAGTACTTGATTATAACGACTTAAAGCGTGCGTTTAAAAATTCAAATTGGAGAGAAGCTGATTCCGTAACATATCAGTTAATCCTCGAGGCAGTTGGGAAGGATTCAGAATCTTGTTTTACTGCTAGTGATCAGTTGCAGTTGCCTTGCGCAGTTATCTTTGCGATTAACCAATTGTGGTTTGACAATAGCGAACAGAAATTTGGCTTTTGCGTACAGCAGAAAATATGGTGCAGTAATGATGTAGGTGGACAGGCAGGCAAATTTAGCAATTCAGTGTTCCGAAAATTTAGCGACCATGTAGGATGGCGAAAAAACGACAATTGGTTGTCAGGATATGATGACTTCAATTTCAGTGTAAAAGCTCCAGCGGGACATCTTCCAACTTGTGGGTATGCGCTACAGAGATGGGATAATTGGAGAGATAGCTTTCACAATTTATTTCCATATATTTGTACCTGTTTTCTGAATAGGAGATGA